Proteins found in one Tolypothrix sp. NIES-4075 genomic segment:
- a CDS encoding NB-ARC domain-containing protein, whose amino-acid sequence MTVEEALVTLGAILAQESLNNIQKVVFCQSWEQKTYPEIAKSLDYDENYIKYVGFQLWKMLSAVLGERVTKSNFKSVISRRRAVASRSNAAELLISSAAGFSENSVEKFSASPCCSVYASIAPTDEPAALTEVPLHTRVPVSDTTTECHFVSSCRQDWGEAIDVSIFYGRFWELATLEQWIIQEKCRLVALLGIGGIGKTALSVKLAEQLQGQFEYVIWRSLHNAPSLESLLASLIQFLSNQQESDLPNDVNYRVSRLLDHLRSSRCLIVLDNAETILRSPTSIETFEEYEGYSEFFKRIGESRHQSCLVLTSREKPKEVAALEGETFPVRSLQLSGLATAEGREIFRGKGNFFGSENDWQTLIQSYVGNPLALKIVATTIRDLFDSNISNFLSQGTIVFGDIQNLLDKQFRQLSRLESEIMYWLAINREPISITELKADIVSPILPSQLLEALESLERKSLIEKGAALFTLQPVLMEYMTNQLVKEIYQEIETIKISLFKNYALLKAQAKDYIKDIQAHFILNPIGEQLLRVFGTPESLETHLMAILSCLRGKVSIETGYVAGNMINLLRHLKRDLSAWDFSGLTVWQADLQGMNLYQINFSSSDLSKSTFTQNLGYIFAMTVSLDGELLATADSCGKIGLWRVADGQQILSWDGHISWVPSITFSPDGKTLISGSDERNIKMWDVSTGRCRQILQGHTGWILFVAFSPQGKFVASGSEDTTVKMWDVSTGECRQTLQGHTSSVCYVAYSPDGQVLASGSADRTIKLWDINTGQCLKTLQGHKDTVGFITFKADDQILISASEDQTIKLWNVQTGQCERTLPVGQNGWMWWSAVALSSDNKTLAIGSTDQTVKLWDISTGQLLRTLQCNSGIQSIVFSPNGETLISSHEDQTLKLWNISSCTCIKKYYGSTSGVWSIAFSPDSQTLVSSGPDQVVKVWSVSDGRCFKIFKGHTDIVRSVAYSPQGNTLASGSADRTVKLWDISSGRCLKTFKGHTKWVMSVKYSPDGQTLASASFDQTVRLWDINTGKALRVLQAHNSFALSVVYSPDGQTLASGGADYMVRLWDINTGQVLRVLQGHSNWVWPVAFSPDGQTLASGSIDRTIRIWDIRSGKCLNVLEGHTSWINSIAFSLDGQTLASSSLDPTVRLWNVRQGRCLRVLQGHTSFVLSVTFTCCERLFHELGQVLASASDDQTIRFWDIETGECIKILRNERPYDGMNITEVVGITEAQRATLLALGAIDQAPLH is encoded by the coding sequence ATGACAGTTGAAGAAGCTTTGGTCACCCTTGGGGCAATTTTAGCTCAAGAGTCTTTAAATAACATTCAAAAGGTTGTGTTTTGTCAATCTTGGGAGCAGAAGACTTATCCGGAGATTGCCAAAAGCCTTGATTATGATGAGAACTACATTAAATATGTTGGCTTCCAGCTTTGGAAGATGCTTTCGGCGGTTCTTGGGGAAAGGGTAACCAAATCTAACTTTAAATCAGTCATCAGTCGCCGGAGAGCAGTGGCTAGCCGTAGCAATGCAGCAGAACTGTTGATTTCTTCTGCGGCGGGCTTTTCAGAAAATTCTGTTGAAAAATTCTCCGCGTCCCCCTGTTGCAGTGTCTACGCATCTATCGCGCCTACCGATGAGCCTGCTGCGCTAACAGAAGTGCCTCTGCATACCCGCGTTCCCGTGTCAGATACCACAACGGAATGCCACTTCGTTTCAAGTTGTCGGCAAGACTGGGGCGAAGCAATTGATGTGTCTATTTTCTACGGACGCTTTTGGGAATTGGCAACGCTTGAGCAGTGGATTATTCAAGAAAAATGTCGATTAGTAGCCTTGCTAGGGATTGGTGGTATCGGTAAAACTGCTCTGTCTGTTAAGTTAGCCGAGCAACTTCAGGGGCAATTTGAGTATGTGATTTGGCGATCGCTTCACAACGCCCCCTCTCTTGAATCGCTTCTGGCTAGCTTGATTCAATTTCTCTCAAACCAGCAGGAAAGTGACTTACCCAATGATGTCAACTACAGAGTTTCGCGACTGCTAGATCATCTGCGCTCTTCACGTTGCCTGATCGTACTTGATAATGCCGAAACAATTCTCCGTAGTCCTACATCCATAGAGACGTTTGAGGAATACGAGGGGTATAGCGAATTCTTCAAACGAATTGGAGAGTCGCGCCACCAGAGTTGTTTAGTGCTAACGAGTCGAGAAAAGCCCAAAGAGGTAGCTGCGCTAGAAGGTGAAACCTTTCCGGTTCGCTCATTGCAACTGTCAGGTTTAGCAACCGCAGAGGGACGAGAAATCTTTAGAGGTAAAGGAAACTTTTTTGGGTCGGAAAATGACTGGCAAACCCTGATTCAGTCCTATGTCGGCAATCCCTTAGCTTTGAAAATAGTTGCTACAACAATTCGCGATTTATTTGATAGCAATATTTCTAATTTTCTCTCTCAAGGCACAATCGTTTTCGGAGATATTCAAAATTTACTCGACAAGCAGTTTAGACAGCTATCCAGATTAGAATCTGAGATAATGTACTGGCTAGCGATTAATCGCGAACCCATCTCTATTACAGAACTCAAAGCCGACATAGTATCACCGATACTGCCTTCTCAGCTTTTGGAAGCTTTGGAATCTTTAGAGCGGAAGTCGCTAATTGAAAAAGGAGCTGCTCTTTTTACCTTACAGCCCGTCCTTATGGAGTACATGACTAATCAATTGGTCAAAGAAATTTACCAGGAAATTGAGACAATAAAAATCTCTCTCTTCAAAAATTACGCACTTCTTAAAGCTCAAGCTAAAGACTACATTAAGGATATTCAAGCTCACTTTATCCTTAACCCCATCGGCGAACAATTATTGCGGGTGTTTGGCACTCCGGAGAGTCTTGAAACTCACTTGATGGCAATTCTCTCATGTCTAAGAGGAAAAGTATCCATTGAAACTGGTTACGTTGCAGGAAATATGATTAATTTGCTGCGTCACTTAAAGCGAGATTTGAGTGCTTGGGATTTTTCTGGACTGACTGTTTGGCAAGCCGATCTACAGGGTATGAATTTGTACCAGATTAATTTCTCCAGCTCTGACCTATCTAAATCTACTTTTACGCAAAACCTCGGCTATATTTTTGCAATGACAGTAAGCCTAGATGGGGAACTTCTAGCTACGGCTGATAGTTGTGGCAAGATTGGCTTATGGCGAGTTGCAGACGGACAACAAATATTGTCCTGGGATGGACACATAAGTTGGGTTCCCTCTATTACCTTTAGCCCTGATGGCAAAACCCTCATTAGTGGTAGTGACGAGCGCAATATAAAAATGTGGGATGTCAGCACGGGTCGATGCCGCCAGATTTTACAGGGACACACGGGTTGGATATTGTTTGTTGCTTTCAGTCCCCAAGGTAAGTTCGTAGCTAGTGGCAGTGAAGACACAACTGTAAAAATGTGGGATGTCAGTACAGGTGAGTGCCGCCAAACTTTACAGGGACATACCTCGTCGGTATGCTATGTTGCCTACAGCCCTGATGGTCAAGTGCTAGCGAGTGGCAGTGCTGATCGCACCATAAAACTATGGGATATCAATACGGGTCAATGTCTTAAAACCTTGCAGGGACATAAAGATACGGTCGGATTTATTACTTTCAAAGCGGATGATCAAATCCTCATTAGTGCTAGTGAAGACCAAACTATAAAACTGTGGAACGTTCAGACTGGTCAGTGCGAAAGAACGTTACCAGTAGGACAAAACGGCTGGATGTGGTGGTCTGCTGTTGCCCTCAGTTCCGACAACAAAACTCTAGCGATTGGTAGTACAGACCAAACAGTAAAGTTGTGGGACATCAGCACGGGTCAGCTACTGAGAACTTTGCAGTGCAATAGCGGAATTCAATCTATAGTTTTCAGTCCCAATGGTGAAACTCTGATCAGTAGTCATGAAGACCAAACACTAAAGCTATGGAATATTTCCTCCTGCACCTGTATTAAAAAATACTATGGCTCGACTAGTGGAGTGTGGTCTATTGCTTTCAGTCCGGATAGTCAAACTCTAGTTAGTAGTGGTCCAGACCAAGTGGTGAAGGTCTGGAGTGTCTCGGATGGTAGATGCTTCAAAATCTTTAAGGGCCACACCGATATAGTTCGATCTGTTGCCTACAGCCCACAAGGGAATACCCTAGCCAGTGGGAGTGCAGATCGAACAGTGAAACTCTGGGACATTTCCAGTGGCAGGTGCCTCAAAACCTTTAAGGGTCATACAAAGTGGGTAATGTCAGTTAAATATAGTCCAGATGGTCAAACTCTAGCCAGTGCTAGTTTTGACCAAACAGTGAGGCTTTGGGATATCAATACTGGAAAAGCCTTAAGAGTTTTACAAGCTCACAACAGTTTTGCTCTTTCAGTGGTCTATAGTCCGGATGGACAAACCCTAGCCAGTGGTGGTGCTGACTACATGGTAAGGCTTTGGGATATCAATACTGGACAAGTCTTAAGAGTCTTACAGGGACATAGCAATTGGGTGTGGCCTGTTGCTTTTAGTCCAGATGGTCAAACTCTGGCTAGTGGCAGCATAGACCGCACTATCAGGATTTGGGATATTCGTAGTGGTAAGTGCCTCAATGTCTTGGAGGGTCACACGAGTTGGATTAATTCTATTGCCTTCAGTTTGGATGGTCAAACTCTAGCCAGTAGTAGTTTAGATCCAACGGTAAGGTTGTGGAATGTTCGTCAGGGTAGGTGCTTGCGAGTGTTACAAGGTCATACAAGCTTCGTGCTTTCTGTTACCTTCACCTGCTGCGAGCGACTTTTCCATGAGTTAGGCCAAGTCCTTGCAAGTGCTAGTGATGACCAAACCATACGATTTTGGGATATCGAGACAGGTGAGTGTATCAAAATCCTGAGAAATGAAAGACCCTATGATGGGATGAATATTACTGAGGTCGTTGGTATCACTGAGGCTCAAAGAGCAACGCTATTAGCGTTAGGAGCGATCGATCAAGCTCCGTTGCACTAG
- a CDS encoding Rieske 2Fe-2S domain-containing protein, translating to MKQLQGAPWLLTHRSMLKPNKPMKISLLGNDYVLWQNTDGAISALPNACPHMGAMLSEGWCVTKPDGNSAIACPFHALEFDHSGCTVLPGSNKETKSLMQPLELIIQGDFIWSYGGYEPKIPIPNIMNEIAAEYKFIGVTGERSIPTDILSLLLNMHDYNHQNGTHRELFEIEQVHVKQFIDEGLHSHAYLSQPRKKPTFRDILKNPGLLAMPKVLEAHLENFFPFMGLMHGENKLLSLKECHFYLPEADRQSRVFVLMYMKAHSPIAHLIKGNLLKLINVVVDQDAKILGKIYTNTPQRIKLNNEMGMNWVRRNFESFPAVAEPNLSR from the coding sequence ATGAAGCAATTGCAAGGTGCACCGTGGCTTTTGACACATCGTTCAATGCTAAAGCCCAATAAACCCATGAAAATTTCTCTGTTGGGCAATGATTACGTTCTTTGGCAAAACACTGATGGTGCGATTAGTGCCTTGCCCAACGCTTGCCCTCACATGGGCGCAATGCTGTCAGAGGGATGGTGTGTGACAAAACCCGATGGCAATAGCGCGATCGCCTGCCCTTTTCATGCGTTGGAATTTGACCATTCGGGTTGCACAGTCCTCCCAGGTTCTAACAAAGAAACTAAATCGTTAATGCAGCCGCTAGAGTTAATCATCCAAGGTGATTTTATTTGGTCTTATGGAGGGTATGAACCGAAGATACCAATTCCAAACATCATGAATGAGATTGCAGCAGAGTATAAATTCATCGGGGTTACGGGCGAGCGCAGCATTCCGACTGATATTCTGAGCTTGCTGCTGAATATGCACGACTACAACCATCAAAATGGCACGCATAGAGAATTATTTGAGATTGAACAAGTCCATGTGAAGCAGTTCATCGACGAAGGGTTGCATTCTCATGCCTACTTGTCGCAACCCAGGAAAAAACCTACATTTCGTGACATTTTGAAAAATCCCGGTCTGCTGGCAATGCCAAAAGTGTTGGAAGCTCATTTAGAAAACTTCTTTCCGTTCATGGGATTGATGCACGGTGAGAATAAGCTGCTGAGCTTGAAAGAATGTCACTTCTATCTTCCAGAAGCTGATCGTCAATCTCGTGTGTTTGTGTTAATGTACATGAAGGCGCATTCTCCGATTGCACACTTGATCAAAGGCAATCTGCTGAAGTTGATTAATGTGGTTGTGGATCAAGACGCAAAGATTTTAGGTAAGATTTACACCAATACACCACAGCGAATTAAGTTAAACAATGAAATGGGAATGAATTGGGTACGGCGAAATTTTGAAAGCTTTCCAGCTGTTGCTGAACCAAATCTATCCCGGTAG
- a CDS encoding TetR/AcrR family transcriptional regulator, which translates to MNQDTVVRSSKQIAKSVRPFRDAEVTQQQILNAAEQEFSRHGLKGARMSAIAEHAKVTTATLHYYFENKENLYKAVLQRPVNEVQAMLGQLNFDTFSSEEALKQIIRIAISNEAKNPQRQMLWFQEASQNQGAYFRECNVLNLHKHLLKVLERGMAEGCFRALKPFLALTHILSVCMFYFTVHENWKHLTPDIDRLSPKMIEEHTEEAIAFILAAVKRSQ; encoded by the coding sequence ATGAATCAAGATACTGTGGTTCGATCAAGTAAACAAATTGCTAAATCAGTCCGCCCGTTTCGAGATGCTGAAGTGACGCAGCAACAAATATTGAATGCCGCAGAGCAAGAATTTTCACGACATGGCTTAAAAGGTGCGCGGATGAGTGCGATCGCCGAGCACGCCAAGGTGACAACCGCAACGCTTCACTACTATTTTGAGAACAAAGAGAACTTGTATAAAGCAGTCTTGCAACGCCCAGTCAATGAAGTGCAAGCTATGCTTGGGCAATTAAACTTTGATACTTTTTCCTCAGAAGAAGCTCTTAAACAGATTATTCGCATCGCAATTTCAAATGAAGCTAAAAACCCTCAACGCCAAATGCTCTGGTTTCAAGAAGCTAGTCAAAATCAAGGAGCTTATTTTAGGGAATGCAATGTTTTGAATCTTCACAAACACCTACTTAAGGTTTTAGAGAGAGGTATGGCAGAAGGATGTTTTCGTGCGCTCAAGCCATTTTTGGCATTGACTCATATTTTGAGCGTTTGTATGTTTTACTTCACAGTGCATGAAAACTGGAAACATTTAACACCAGATATTGATCGCCTTAGTCCAAAAATGATTGAGGAACACACAGAAGAAGCGATTGCATTTATTTTGGCAGCTGTGAAGCGATCGCAGTGA